One window from the genome of Elaeis guineensis isolate ETL-2024a chromosome 5, EG11, whole genome shotgun sequence encodes:
- the LOC105046294 gene encoding LOW QUALITY PROTEIN: reticulon-like protein B12 (The sequence of the model RefSeq protein was modified relative to this genomic sequence to represent the inferred CDS: deleted 1 base in 1 codon) — MLRLCPFFPLQNRNQPTRFLLFSSLGVRFQQPHGPHLSFPRESHSITRPAPRRPTRRRKGKPLVIDSPPPSSRSWLTIGFMGSSARLFGRQRSVHQILGGGTVADVVLWRRRDVTVGILLGLLAAWLVFERSGYTLLSFVSNVLLLLISILFTWARAAAILNRPPPPLPEMYLTKEAMNEAAVLVHSHVNMALLAFHDVALGKDSKLFYRVAISLWLISVIGSLTDFRTLFYTSLVTVFTIPVLYEKYEDYIDRYLKLAYVEMQMYKGIYSEYFHEVKNWILEKKKPS; from the exons ATGCTACGCCTCTGTCCTTTTTTTCCTCTCCAAAACAGGAACCAGCCTACTCGCTTTTTGTTGTTTTCAAGTCTGGGAGTCAGATTCCAGCAGCCCCACGGTCCCCACCTGAGCTTTCCT CGTGAGAGCCACTCCATCACGCGCCCCGCGCCGCGCAGACCGACCAGGAGACGGAAGGGCAAGCCGCTTGTCATCGATTCTCCACCGCCAAGCTCCAGATCCTGGCTTACGATCGGGTTCATGGGATCCTCTGCTAGATTGTTTGGGAGGCAGAGATCCGTGCATCAGATCCTCGGAGGAGGAACCG TTGCAGATGTGGTGCTATGGAGGAGAAGAGATGTAACGGTAGGGATACTGCTTGGATTGCTGGCTGCTTGGTTGGTCTTTGAAAGATCTGGTTATACTCTGCTGTCCTTTGTTTCTAACGTTCTGCTGCTTCTGATTTCCATTCTTTTTACGTGGGCAAGGGCAGCTGCAATTCTTAACAG GCCCCCTCCACCCTTACCAGAGATGTACCTAACAAAAGAAGCCATGAATGAAGCAGCAGTGCTTGTGCATTCTCATGTGAATATGGCACTCCTGGCTTTTCATGATGTTGCGCTTGGAAAGGACTCAAAGCTTTTCTACAGAGTAGCCATAAGTTTATGGCTGATCTCAGTCATTGGCAGCTTGACTGATTTTCGTACTTTATTTTACACAA GCCTTGTTACTGTCTTTACTATCCCTGTGCTGTATGAGAAGTATGAAGATTATATTGACAGATATCTGAAATTGGCTTATGTGGAGATGCAGATGTACAAGGGAATATATTCCGAGTATTTTCATGAGGTTAAGAATTGGATTCTGGAGAAAAAGAAACCAAGCTGA
- the LOC105046295 gene encoding LIM domain-containing protein WLIM2b isoform X1 has product MAFSGTQQKCKACDKTVYLMDQLSADGIAYHKSCFKCNHCKGTLKLSNYSSLEGVLYCKPHFEQLFKETGSFNKSFQSPAKSAEKSNPELTRSRSKAAGMFSGTLEKCATCGKTAYPLEKVTVEGQAYHKSCFRCSHGGCPISPSNYAALEGILYCKHHFSQLFKEKGSYNHLIKSASIKRTAASTPDL; this is encoded by the exons ATGGCTTTCAGCGGCACGCAGCAGAAGTGCAAGGCCTGCGACAAGACGGTCTACCTGATGGATCAGTTGTCCGCCGATGGGATCGCCTATCACAAGTCCTGCTTCAAGTGCAATCACTGCAAAGGCACCTTAAAG CTGAGCAATTATTCTTCACTGGAAGGTGTCTTGTATTGCAAGCCTCATTTTGAGCAGCTCTTCAAGGAGACAGGCAGCTTCAACAAGAGCTTTCAGTCAC CTGCAAAGTCGGCTGAGAAGTCAAATCCAGAACtg ACTAGGTCTCGTAGCAAAGCTGCTGGCATGTTTTCAGGAACTCTAGAAAAATGTGCCACTTGTGGCAAAACAGCATATCCACTTGAAAAG GTGACTGTCGAAGGACAAGCGTATCACAAATCTTGTTTCAGATGTTCCCATGGAGGCTGTCCCATTAGCCCTTCAAACTACGCAGCCCTTGAAGGTATCCTCTATTGCAAGCACCACTTCTCTCAGCTTTTTAAGGAGAAAGGAAGCTACAACCATCTCATCAAGAGTGCTTCCATCAAGCGCACTGCGGCATCCACCCCAGATCTTTGA
- the LOC105046295 gene encoding LIM domain-containing protein WLIM2b isoform X2, with protein sequence MAFSGTQQKCKACDKTVYLMDQLSADGIAYHKSCFKCNHCKGTLKLSNYSSLEGVLYCKPHFEQLFKETGSFNKSFQSPAKSAEKSNPELVTVEGQAYHKSCFRCSHGGCPISPSNYAALEGILYCKHHFSQLFKEKGSYNHLIKSASIKRTAASTPDL encoded by the exons ATGGCTTTCAGCGGCACGCAGCAGAAGTGCAAGGCCTGCGACAAGACGGTCTACCTGATGGATCAGTTGTCCGCCGATGGGATCGCCTATCACAAGTCCTGCTTCAAGTGCAATCACTGCAAAGGCACCTTAAAG CTGAGCAATTATTCTTCACTGGAAGGTGTCTTGTATTGCAAGCCTCATTTTGAGCAGCTCTTCAAGGAGACAGGCAGCTTCAACAAGAGCTTTCAGTCAC CTGCAAAGTCGGCTGAGAAGTCAAATCCAGAACtg GTGACTGTCGAAGGACAAGCGTATCACAAATCTTGTTTCAGATGTTCCCATGGAGGCTGTCCCATTAGCCCTTCAAACTACGCAGCCCTTGAAGGTATCCTCTATTGCAAGCACCACTTCTCTCAGCTTTTTAAGGAGAAAGGAAGCTACAACCATCTCATCAAGAGTGCTTCCATCAAGCGCACTGCGGCATCCACCCCAGATCTTTGA
- the LOC105046293 gene encoding protein GRAVITROPIC IN THE LIGHT 1 isoform X1 — MVVDTEKICGFASLNMLPQMCFSFDKLLPRRRKDARRTVATKMSGGDLRYPSVIYTGKPDSNTIRFPVRSERGDRSGEIGERKKEMVNKVTHISDLIHRVASSCLTHHLPGVHGLESGNDVDGEIEEEEDAVEKEEEEVEGEENELKIWEEEKGGPTGGVSERVRKMESVMGEVFDSVSAVKRAYVCLQDAHRPWDMDKMRVADAAVVAELRRLGKLRDRFRKNGFGASAAAVAPLREVVAPYEAALEDLKKDLKAKEAEVESLQEKLRSTTLRGSGRKSRLPSSKKVACTSILGAPGMPTPELFETYMEQVKSASKSFTGHLLSLMRSAHWDIAAAVRSIIEGGGDGATDHNPRHAKHAVESYVNRKVFHGFENETFYIEGSLTSLLRPADFRRDCFSQFKDMRGMEPAELLGVLPTCQFGRFAAKKYLAVVHAKMEESLLGGVEQRRQVMGGTHPRTGFYGEFLRLAKAVWLLHLLAFALVPAPSHFEASKGADFQPAYMESVVRFAGGRVPPGLVVGFSVSPGFKLANGSVIRARVYVVPRAHGL, encoded by the exons ATGGTAGTCGATACCGAAAAGATCTGCGGCTTTGCTTCGCTGAATATGTTGCCACAGATGTGCTTCAGCTTCGATAAGCTTCTGCCCAG AAGAAGGAAGGATGCTCGCAGGACCGTGGCAACCAAGATGAGCGGCGGAGATCTGCGATATCCGTCCGTTATCTACACTGGGAAGCCAGACTCGAACACAATAAGATTCCCTGTCCGGTCCGAGCGAGGAGACAG GAGTGGAGAGATCggagagaggaagaaggaaaTGGTGAACAAGGTGACCCATATCTCTGACTTGATCCACCGAGTCGCCTCTTCTTGTCTCACTCATCATCTCCCGGGAGTCCATGGACTAGAAAGCGGGAACGATGTCGATGGGGaaatagaagaggaggaggacgctgtggagaaggaagaagaagaggtggAGGGAGAGGAGAATGAGCTCAAGATctgggaggaagagaaaggaggacCAACTGGTGGAGTTTCGGAGAGGGTGAGGAAGATGGAGAGCGTGATGGGCGAGGTGTTCGACTCCGTTTCGGCGGTGAAGAGGGCCTATGTCTGCCTCCAGGACGCCCACCGCCCGTGGGATATGGACAAGATGAGGGTAGCCGACGCAGCGGTGGTGGCGGAGCTGAGGCGTCTCGGGAAGCTCCGGGATCGGTTTCGAAAGAACGGTTTTGGTGCGTCCGCCGCCGCCGTGGCACCGCTGAGGGAGGTGGTGGCGCCGTACGAGGCGGCGTTAGAAGATCTAAAAAAGGACCTGAAGGCAAAGGAGGCCGAGGTAGAGAGTCTCCAAGAGAAGCTCCGGAGCACCACCCTCCGTGGTTCTGGCAGGAAGAGCCGGCTTCCTTCCAGCAAGAAGGTCGCATGCACCAGTATTTTAG GGGCACCCGGGATGCCGACTCCGGAGCTGTTCGAGACGTACATGGAGCAAGTGAAGTCGGCGTCCAAGTCCTTCACCGGCCACCTCCTCTCGCTGATGCGCTCCGCCCACTGGGATATCGCCGCAGCCGTCCGGTCCATCATTGAGGGTGGCGGCGACGGTGCAACCGACCACAATCCCCGCCACGCGAAGCACGCGGTGGAGTCGTACGTGAACCGGAAAGTATTTCACGGGTTCGAGAACGAGACCTTCTACATCGAGGGGTCCCTCACGTCACTGCTACGGCCGGCCGATTTCCGGCGCGACTGCTTCTCCCAGTTCAAAGACATGAGGGGGATGGAACCGGCAGAGCTGCTGGGCGTGCTCCCAACGTGCCAGTTCGGCCGGTTCGCAGCCAAGAAGTATCTGGCCGTCGTGCACGCGAAGATGGAGGAGTCGCTGTTAGGGGGCGTGGAGCAGCGGCGGCAGGTGATGGGCGGGACCCACCCGAGGACGGGGTTCTACGGAGAGTTTCTGAGGCTGGCCAAGGCGGTGTGGCTGCTACACCTGCTGGCCTTCGCGCTGGTGCCGGCGCCCAGCCACTTCGAGGCAAGCAAGGGTGCGGACTTCCAACCGGCTTACATGGAAAGCGTGGTCCGGTTCGCCGGCGGCCGGGTCCCACCTGGCTTGGTGGTGGGGTTCTCGGTCAGCCCCGGATTCAAGCTCGCCAATGGGTCCGTGATCCGGGCAAGGGTCTACGTCGTCCCGAGAGCCCACGGGTTGTGA
- the LOC105046293 gene encoding protein GRAVITROPIC IN THE LIGHT 1 isoform X2, with amino-acid sequence MVNKVTHISDLIHRVASSCLTHHLPGVHGLESGNDVDGEIEEEEDAVEKEEEEVEGEENELKIWEEEKGGPTGGVSERVRKMESVMGEVFDSVSAVKRAYVCLQDAHRPWDMDKMRVADAAVVAELRRLGKLRDRFRKNGFGASAAAVAPLREVVAPYEAALEDLKKDLKAKEAEVESLQEKLRSTTLRGSGRKSRLPSSKKVACTSILGAPGMPTPELFETYMEQVKSASKSFTGHLLSLMRSAHWDIAAAVRSIIEGGGDGATDHNPRHAKHAVESYVNRKVFHGFENETFYIEGSLTSLLRPADFRRDCFSQFKDMRGMEPAELLGVLPTCQFGRFAAKKYLAVVHAKMEESLLGGVEQRRQVMGGTHPRTGFYGEFLRLAKAVWLLHLLAFALVPAPSHFEASKGADFQPAYMESVVRFAGGRVPPGLVVGFSVSPGFKLANGSVIRARVYVVPRAHGL; translated from the exons aTGGTGAACAAGGTGACCCATATCTCTGACTTGATCCACCGAGTCGCCTCTTCTTGTCTCACTCATCATCTCCCGGGAGTCCATGGACTAGAAAGCGGGAACGATGTCGATGGGGaaatagaagaggaggaggacgctgtggagaaggaagaagaagaggtggAGGGAGAGGAGAATGAGCTCAAGATctgggaggaagagaaaggaggacCAACTGGTGGAGTTTCGGAGAGGGTGAGGAAGATGGAGAGCGTGATGGGCGAGGTGTTCGACTCCGTTTCGGCGGTGAAGAGGGCCTATGTCTGCCTCCAGGACGCCCACCGCCCGTGGGATATGGACAAGATGAGGGTAGCCGACGCAGCGGTGGTGGCGGAGCTGAGGCGTCTCGGGAAGCTCCGGGATCGGTTTCGAAAGAACGGTTTTGGTGCGTCCGCCGCCGCCGTGGCACCGCTGAGGGAGGTGGTGGCGCCGTACGAGGCGGCGTTAGAAGATCTAAAAAAGGACCTGAAGGCAAAGGAGGCCGAGGTAGAGAGTCTCCAAGAGAAGCTCCGGAGCACCACCCTCCGTGGTTCTGGCAGGAAGAGCCGGCTTCCTTCCAGCAAGAAGGTCGCATGCACCAGTATTTTAG GGGCACCCGGGATGCCGACTCCGGAGCTGTTCGAGACGTACATGGAGCAAGTGAAGTCGGCGTCCAAGTCCTTCACCGGCCACCTCCTCTCGCTGATGCGCTCCGCCCACTGGGATATCGCCGCAGCCGTCCGGTCCATCATTGAGGGTGGCGGCGACGGTGCAACCGACCACAATCCCCGCCACGCGAAGCACGCGGTGGAGTCGTACGTGAACCGGAAAGTATTTCACGGGTTCGAGAACGAGACCTTCTACATCGAGGGGTCCCTCACGTCACTGCTACGGCCGGCCGATTTCCGGCGCGACTGCTTCTCCCAGTTCAAAGACATGAGGGGGATGGAACCGGCAGAGCTGCTGGGCGTGCTCCCAACGTGCCAGTTCGGCCGGTTCGCAGCCAAGAAGTATCTGGCCGTCGTGCACGCGAAGATGGAGGAGTCGCTGTTAGGGGGCGTGGAGCAGCGGCGGCAGGTGATGGGCGGGACCCACCCGAGGACGGGGTTCTACGGAGAGTTTCTGAGGCTGGCCAAGGCGGTGTGGCTGCTACACCTGCTGGCCTTCGCGCTGGTGCCGGCGCCCAGCCACTTCGAGGCAAGCAAGGGTGCGGACTTCCAACCGGCTTACATGGAAAGCGTGGTCCGGTTCGCCGGCGGCCGGGTCCCACCTGGCTTGGTGGTGGGGTTCTCGGTCAGCCCCGGATTCAAGCTCGCCAATGGGTCCGTGATCCGGGCAAGGGTCTACGTCGTCCCGAGAGCCCACGGGTTGTGA